In a genomic window of Cardiocondyla obscurior isolate alpha-2009 linkage group LG08, Cobs3.1, whole genome shotgun sequence:
- the LOC139104794 gene encoding uncharacterized protein has protein sequence MHSHISTVANGQAEYIFETTVDQCKKMHATGSFSFSTYNHVYGLKVNQTIMRPITLAGTASTDGHCSGSYYSDPYGSWDNVVVQAIITITLITHQATVNLEANQIRLRSGTVCTYTDNNCIDIDGGYTFWQTLPTDYCKFNNYDILYEGYANRMLDTLYEKPQVVYSLSTHDITFALTKTGEEPLCGYTLTKTEHPKLLILETTKGDSFAQKRPLSVENLDIFTYVNSKFVYVEKHIRSQMNSLYRDVLKQRCNLEQQVLKNALSIAVNSPDEFAYQIMKGPGYMAVISGEVVHIIKCTPVDVKIQHIKECYSELPVLKNNETYFLSPRTHILTRTGTQISCNRVIPPMYFLNDGWYRMIPTPERTLPPTTIKPMTKPTWHYTNPGSLAASGIYSEKDLEHLRDHIMFPAERPALLNTVARGVMGEPTTIHGGLISNLMDEASIEKVATSAWNKMWSKFLVFGNISAGMLGIFLCIRGVKLILDTLVHGYALHTVYGWSLYLIGAIWDSLTQLLLHLGE, from the coding sequence ATGCACTCACATATTTCAACAGTAGCCAACGGGCAAGCCGAATATATTTTCGAGACTACAGTCGATCAATGCAAAAAGATGCACGCAACGGGATCATTCTCATTCTCAACATATAATCACGTTTACggattaaaagtaaatcaaaCGATAATGCGACCAATTACGCTTGCAGGAACTGCAAGTACCGACGGACATTGTTCCGGCAGTTATTATTCGGACCCTTACGGAAGCTGGGACAATGTTGTTGTACAAGCcataataacaattactttaattactcATCAAGCTACTGTCAATTTGGAGGCGAATCAGATTCGCCTAAGATCAGGAACTGTATGTACTTATACAGATAATAATTGCATCGATATCGATGGGGGTTACACATTCTGGCAAAcattaccgaccgattattgcaaatttaataactacgatattttatatgaaggATATGCAAACCGAATGCTCGATACACTCTACGAAAAACCGCAAGTAGTATATTCATTATCTACGCATGATATAACATTCGCATTAACCAAGACAGGAGAAGAACCGTTATGTGGATATACTTTGACAAAAACCGAGCAtcctaaattattaattttggaaacCACGAAAGGAGATTCATTTGCACAAAAGCGACCATTATCCGTCGAAAATTTAGACATATTTACTTATGTAAACtcaaaatttgtatacgtAGAAAAACATATCCGCTCGCAAATGAATTCATTATATCGAGATGTACTAAAACAACGCTGCAATTTAGAACAACAAGTATTGAAAAATGCATTAAGTATCGCAGTAAATTCACCTGACGAATTTGCATATCAAATAATGAAAGGGCCTGGATATATGGCCGTTATTTCCGGAGAAGTTGTAcacataataaaatgtacaccTGTTGATGTAAAAATTCAACATATAAAAGAATGTTATTCCGAATTGCCAgtacttaaaaataacgagACATATTTCTTATCACCACGAACTCATATATTAACCAGAACCGGAACTCAAATCTCATGCAATAGAGTAATACCTCCTATGTATTTCTTAAACGACGGATGGTATCGAATGATACCCACACCGGAACGAACCTTACCCCCCACCACAATAAAGCCTATGACTAAACCAACATGGCATTATACAAATCCAGGATCACTTGCAGCCAGCGGAATTTACAGCGAAAAAGATCTCGAACATCTAAGAGATCACATAATGTTCCCCGCAGAACGACCTGCGCTACTTAATACAGTAGCAAGGGGAGTAATGGGAGAACCTACAACGATACATGGAGGATTAATTTCTAATCTCATGGACGAGGCATCAATAGAGAAAGTAGCAACCTCCgcatggaataaaatgtggagTAAATTTTTGGTTTTCGGAAATATCAGCGCCGGAATGCTAGGAATATTCCTGTGCATTCGCggagttaaattaattctcgacaCTCTCGTTCATGGGTACGCGCTGCATACGGTATACGGATGGTCTCTGTATTTAATCGGAGCCATCTGGGACTCACTAACACAACTATTATTACACTTAGGAGAATAG